A stretch of Candidatus Saccharibacteria bacterium DNA encodes these proteins:
- the mltG gene encoding endolytic transglycosylase MltG, protein MDLPKIKSRLRRYWIAGLVFLVIALFGLLSWYRLPVIDQEVVVEYGDSFDDVSAKLIDAGLARNRLVVKLVYKLKGSPELHQGQYLLNNRNGIDQMIDDLLVTPASLSITIPEGLRIDEQASRLVQISDSFLDFEDYLDNSELINKLPEQFGRIYSLEGFMFPDTYFLGVDQGSSQLVSLMIDHFNKIFDNELADQVLPDGLDWYQVLKLASVVEKEARTSQDKRLIAGVFLNRLRIGMKLDSDATINYQTKAVATSASDLKIDSPYNTYLYTGLPPTPISNPGLESILAVINPENNDYFYFLADPNGEVHYARTFEEHQANIVRVY, encoded by the coding sequence ATGGATTTACCAAAGATCAAGTCAAGGCTTCGAAGATATTGGATTGCAGGCTTGGTATTCTTGGTAATTGCTCTCTTTGGTCTGTTATCTTGGTATAGATTGCCAGTGATAGATCAAGAAGTCGTAGTAGAATATGGTGATAGCTTTGATGACGTTAGTGCTAAGTTAATAGATGCTGGGTTGGCTCGAAATAGATTGGTGGTCAAGCTAGTTTATAAATTAAAAGGTTCTCCTGAATTACATCAAGGTCAGTATTTATTGAATAACCGTAACGGTATTGATCAAATGATCGATGATCTACTAGTAACGCCTGCCAGTCTAAGTATTACTATCCCAGAAGGACTGAGAATAGATGAGCAAGCCAGTAGATTAGTACAGATCAGTGATAGTTTTCTCGATTTTGAAGATTATTTAGATAATTCAGAGCTAATCAATAAATTGCCAGAACAGTTTGGAAGGATATATAGTCTGGAGGGATTCATGTTTCCAGACACATATTTCTTGGGGGTTGACCAGGGTTCGAGTCAGTTAGTGAGTTTGATGATAGACCATTTCAACAAGATTTTTGATAATGAGCTAGCCGACCAAGTATTGCCAGATGGTCTTGACTGGTACCAAGTGCTCAAGCTAGCGTCTGTTGTTGAAAAAGAGGCGAGGACTAGCCAAGACAAGAGATTGATTGCAGGAGTATTTCTCAATAGATTAAGGATTGGGATGAAGCTAGATAGTGATGCTACTATTAATTATCAAACCAAGGCTGTGGCAACATCTGCTAGTGATCTCAAGATTGATTCACCTTATAATACTTACCTATATACTGGTTTGCCACCAACTCCGATTAGTAACCCAGGGCTTGAGTCAATTTTAGCGGTAATCAATCCAGAGAATAACGATTATTTTTATTTTCTAGCTGACCCAAATGGAGAAGTCCATTATGCCAGAACTTTTGAAGAACATCAGGCAAATATCGTAAGGGTTTATTAG
- a CDS encoding undecaprenyl/decaprenyl-phosphate alpha-N-acetylglucosaminyl 1-phosphate transferase — protein sequence MTAIFEYLLFVLATYLVFYPVERFARNLGVLDYPNHPRKRHKVPVTSWGGLAIIITLNVAVLLTGFINPVQLLIVNGFGLIGLIDDWKGIDGRVKLVLLVSLSALLVISGIRIDSVSNPFSSGLLVFGGMTAVIISIGWLVSIPVIFNFLDGVDGLVSGTSVLSGVFIAAIASRTLVNQPDLARFGLMISATALGFWLVNRPPAKAFLGDGGSYFLGVLFAILAIISGTKIATALLIFTLPVLDSCIVVVRRLLHGKSPFMADRSHLHFVLLDRGWSTWQVLGLYYGLTMIFGLIAIYATTLLKLVVLASVGILGIVLTLRLVDNFVIKR from the coding sequence ATGACGGCAATATTTGAATACTTATTGTTTGTACTAGCTACATATTTAGTATTTTACCCTGTGGAAAGATTTGCCAGAAACTTGGGAGTACTTGACTATCCCAATCATCCCAGAAAGAGACATAAGGTCCCAGTAACTTCTTGGGGTGGATTAGCTATTATAATCACGCTGAATGTCGCAGTACTGCTTACTGGCTTTATTAACCCAGTTCAGCTACTTATCGTTAATGGGTTTGGTTTGATCGGGCTGATCGATGACTGGAAGGGAATTGATGGTAGGGTTAAGTTGGTGCTATTGGTGAGCCTGTCTGCTTTGCTGGTCATTAGTGGAATCAGGATTGATAGTGTCAGTAATCCTTTTAGTTCTGGGCTTTTGGTTTTTGGTGGAATGACTGCTGTGATAATAAGCATTGGTTGGCTAGTATCTATACCTGTTATTTTTAATTTTTTGGATGGTGTAGATGGGCTAGTCTCCGGTACTAGTGTTTTGAGTGGGGTATTTATCGCTGCGATTGCCTCTAGGACTCTGGTCAATCAGCCAGATCTCGCTAGATTTGGATTAATGATCAGTGCTACAGCTTTGGGGTTTTGGTTAGTTAACCGTCCACCAGCAAAAGCTTTCTTGGGGGATGGAGGGTCTTACTTTCTTGGGGTACTATTTGCAATATTAGCAATTATTTCAGGCACTAAGATTGCTACAGCTTTATTGATATTCACCTTACCAGTACTAGATAGCTGTATAGTAGTGGTAAGAAGATTATTACATGGTAAATCTCCATTCATGGCAGATAGGAGCCACTTGCATTTTGTTTTGCTGGATCGAGGTTGGTCTACTTGGCAAGTTTTGGGTTTGTACTATGGATTGACCATGATATTTGGATTAATAGCTATCTATGCTACAACTTTATTGAAATTAGTAGTATTGGCTAGTGTTGGTATTCTGGGCATTGTGTTGACATTGCGCCTGGTAGACAATTTTGTGATTAAACGCTAG
- a CDS encoding 50S ribosomal protein L25, translating to MKKVVLEERQELDLKKLRNMGYVPAVIYGGSDYNQHLQVNEKLAKQWVEAGSSHIFEAELDGKELRFLVHQYQPNPVTGGLLSMDLYLVKAGHKITAMVPIVLTGDSLAVRNHSGELSQEVYQLEVNALPKDLPESIELDLGVLENVGDSILVRDLKLPSGIEVLLDDTQMIVKVSQPREEEQDTDSQAEQASGDDGSISTENQE from the coding sequence ATGAAGAAAGTAGTATTAGAAGAGCGTCAGGAGTTGGATCTTAAGAAATTGCGCAATATGGGCTATGTTCCAGCAGTTATCTATGGAGGCTCAGATTACAATCAGCACCTTCAGGTCAATGAAAAGCTAGCAAAACAGTGGGTGGAAGCTGGTTCAAGTCATATCTTCGAGGCCGAACTGGACGGTAAAGAGTTGAGATTTTTGGTTCATCAATACCAACCAAACCCAGTTACGGGTGGCTTATTGAGTATGGACCTATATTTGGTCAAGGCTGGACATAAGATTACAGCAATGGTCCCAATCGTTCTCACGGGTGATTCTCTAGCAGTACGAAATCATAGTGGTGAGTTAAGTCAAGAGGTCTATCAACTAGAGGTCAATGCATTGCCAAAAGACTTACCCGAGTCCATAGAATTAGATCTAGGGGTATTAGAGAATGTTGGTGATTCAATCTTAGTTCGAGACCTCAAGCTTCCATCTGGGATAGAAGTTTTACTCGACGATACTCAGATGATTGTAAAGGTTAGTCAGCCAAGAGAAGAAGAGCAAGATACTGACTCTCAAGCAGAACAAGCTTCAGGAGATGATGGATCTATTTCGACAGAAAATCAAGAATAG